Proteins encoded in a region of the Haloarchaeobius salinus genome:
- a CDS encoding DUF7474 family protein, producing MARHFEYPCPDCRSTNDLHDPACRFAGVEWHAVEKAYADVLAALAGGVKHEDELPSVAADWGSLQQAALEHLRTVQRVEERDGRLELRSPDEYRELLTTPQYEPVKTVYEYGSVPGCHDNSVFALVAYYEMVGLTWPETREQVIEWLHETGTWERGGFAEDSPEELVEAKRHVYEAGYGWKQAAREAKAVIDRYR from the coding sequence GTGGCGCGCCACTTCGAGTATCCCTGTCCGGACTGTCGGTCGACGAACGACCTCCACGACCCGGCGTGTCGGTTCGCGGGCGTCGAGTGGCACGCGGTCGAGAAGGCGTACGCGGACGTGCTGGCGGCGCTGGCGGGCGGGGTCAAACACGAGGACGAGCTGCCGTCGGTCGCGGCGGACTGGGGGAGCCTCCAGCAGGCGGCGCTGGAGCACCTGCGGACGGTCCAGCGGGTCGAGGAGCGCGACGGCCGGCTGGAGCTGCGGTCGCCCGACGAGTACCGCGAGCTGTTGACGACGCCGCAGTACGAGCCGGTGAAGACGGTGTACGAGTACGGCTCGGTGCCGGGCTGTCACGACAACAGCGTGTTCGCGCTGGTCGCGTACTACGAGATGGTCGGGCTGACGTGGCCGGAGACCCGCGAGCAGGTCATCGAGTGGCTGCACGAGACGGGCACGTGGGAGCGCGGCGGCTTCGCCGAGGACTCCCCGGAGGAGCTCGTCGAGGCGAAGCGACACGTCTACGAGGCGGGCTACGGCTGGAAGCAGGCGGCGCGCGAGGCGAAGGCGGTCATCGACCGGTATCGGTGA
- a CDS encoding vWA domain-containing protein produces MLQSTALTTGVLGLGLPLSSTAVLADEHTDGRIDTCNATLDIVLALDYSGSIGSALWGDIESGAESFVDVLNDDNRLGLVTFGDTGKAYDFGTGEYLLLAQDGATDNRPAMKAAIPGTAPPNENGTHMAAALDLADDILDGQGRDGKEVIVLLTDGEPNYQNGVVGDGSNPPEDEADGTVGGVTGYVPTATTAFDPEGDGANSYTYTGGSAGTDAVITDDERDETEAVATAAKADGTRIIAVGIGSGVDDDYLRNRIASAPEDYVQVDDSAQIGSALRELLTEICDECTDCEDDGLLAKYEFEDGEFVLETGDASLVSFVDDTDKDGEENEPMTATFGTEYCTVYAVVKAGRGLEVQELVAEDGQVTAEYIAPHAISFVAFFCTEDAAEAFAESFPSNRGNGGRGRGRGRTR; encoded by the coding sequence GTGCTCCAGAGCACCGCACTGACGACCGGGGTCCTCGGTCTGGGACTGCCGCTGTCGAGCACGGCCGTGCTCGCGGACGAGCACACCGACGGGCGAATCGACACGTGTAACGCGACGCTCGACATCGTGCTCGCGCTGGACTACTCCGGCTCCATCGGCTCCGCGCTCTGGGGCGACATCGAGTCCGGTGCCGAGAGCTTCGTCGACGTGCTGAACGACGACAACCGGCTCGGGCTCGTCACCTTCGGCGACACCGGGAAGGCCTACGACTTCGGCACCGGCGAGTACCTGCTGCTCGCCCAGGACGGCGCGACCGACAACCGGCCCGCGATGAAGGCCGCCATCCCCGGCACCGCACCGCCGAACGAGAACGGCACCCACATGGCCGCCGCGCTCGACCTCGCCGACGACATCCTCGACGGCCAGGGCCGCGACGGCAAGGAGGTCATCGTGCTCCTGACCGATGGCGAGCCGAACTACCAGAACGGCGTCGTCGGCGACGGCTCGAACCCGCCCGAGGACGAGGCAGACGGCACCGTCGGCGGCGTGACGGGCTACGTGCCCACCGCGACGACGGCGTTCGACCCCGAGGGCGACGGTGCGAACAGCTACACGTACACCGGCGGCTCCGCCGGCACCGACGCCGTCATCACCGACGACGAGCGCGACGAGACCGAGGCGGTCGCCACGGCCGCGAAGGCCGACGGTACCCGCATCATCGCGGTCGGAATCGGCAGCGGCGTCGACGACGACTACCTCCGGAACCGCATCGCCAGCGCGCCCGAGGACTACGTGCAGGTCGACGACTCCGCCCAGATCGGCAGCGCGCTCCGCGAGCTCCTCACGGAGATCTGCGACGAGTGCACCGACTGCGAGGACGACGGCCTGCTCGCGAAGTACGAGTTCGAGGACGGCGAGTTCGTGCTCGAAACCGGTGACGCGAGCCTCGTCTCGTTCGTGGACGACACGGACAAGGACGGCGAGGAGAACGAACCCATGACCGCCACCTTCGGCACCGAGTACTGCACGGTCTACGCCGTCGTCAAGGCCGGTCGCGGGCTCGAGGTGCAGGAGCTGGTCGCCGAGGACGGCCAGGTCACCGCGGAGTACATCGCACCGCACGCCATCAGCTTCGTGGCGTTCTTCTGCACCGAAGACGCCGCGGAAGCGTTCGCCGAGAGCTTCCCGTCGAACCGGGGGAACGGCGGCCGTGGACGCGGCCGTGGTCGGACCCGGTAA